In Neovison vison isolate M4711 chromosome 14, ASM_NN_V1, whole genome shotgun sequence, the following proteins share a genomic window:
- the MRPS34 gene encoding 28S ribosomal protein S34, mitochondrial yields the protein MARKKVRPRLIAELARRVRALREQRNRPRDSQRYALDYETLTRPYSGRRLPVRAWADVRRESSLMQLLSRLPLFGLGRLVTRKSWLWQHDEPCYWRLTSVRPDYTAQNLEHGKAWGVLTFKGRTESEVREIGQVMYHDWRLVPKHEEAAFTAFTPAPPEDAPRCVPYPPLLRAMILAERQKRGDACTEEPMLNLEQTRVHPWDYPAKQEVKKKAKATPV from the exons ATGGCGCGCAAGAAGGTGCGGCCGCGGCTCATCGCCGAGCTGGCCCGTCGCGTGCGGGCCCTGCGGGAGCAGCGAAACCGACCGCGCGACTCGCAGCGCTACGCCCTGGACTACGAGACGCTGACGCGGCCGTACTCGGGCCGCCGGTTGCCGGTGCGCGCCTGGGCCGACGTGCGCCGGGAGAGTAGCCTGATGCAGCTGCTCAGCCGCCTGCCACTCTTCGGCCTGGGCCGCCTGGTCACGCGCAAGTCCTGGCTGTGGCAGCACGACGAGCCATGCTACTGGCGCCTGACGAGCGTGCGGCCGGACTACACGGCGCAG AACCTGGAGCACGGGAAGGCCTGGGGCGTGCTGACCTTCAAAG GGCGGACGGAGAGCGAGGTCCGGGAGATCGGGCAGGTCATGTACCACGACTGGCGGCTGGTGCCCAAGCACGAGGAGGCGGCCTTCACCGCGTTCACACCGGCGCCGCCGGAGGACGCTCCGCGCTGCGTGCCCTACCCGCCACTCCTGCGGGCCATGATCCTAGCGGAGCGGCAGAAAAGAGGGGACGCCTGCACCGAGGAGCCCATGCTGAATCTGGAGCAGACCCGAGTGCATCCCTGGGACTACCCTGCGAAACAGGAGGTGAAGAAAAAGGCCAAGGCCACGCCAGTCTAA
- the SPSB3 gene encoding SPRY domain-containing SOCS box protein 3 isoform X1 → MARRPRSSRAWHFVLSAAHRDADARAVALAGTTNWGYDSDGQHSDSDSDPESPTLPPPIPSAVPVTGESFCDCDGQSEASFCSSLHTAHRGKDKDCRCGEEDEHFDWVWDDLNKSSATLLSCDNRKVNFHMEYSCGTAAIRGTKELGEGQHFWEIKMTSPVYGTDMMVGIGTSDVDLDKYHHTFCSLLGRDEDSWGLSYTGLLHHKGDKMSFSSRFGQGSIIGVHLDTWHGTLTFFKNRKCIGVAATKLQNKKFYPMVCSTAAKSSMKVIRSCASMTSLQYLCCHRLRQLRPDSGDTLEGLPLPPGLKQVLRHKLGWVLSMSCGRRKPPAPSPVATCASGPEPRPHPRKRCRRT, encoded by the exons ATGGCCAGGCGTCCTCGGAGCAGCAGAGCTTGGCACTTTGTCCTGAGCGCAGCCCACCGAGACGCAGATGCCCGGGCTGTGGCTCTGGCGGGGACCACTAATTGGGGCTACGACTCGGATGGGCAG CACAGTGACTCCGATTCCGACCCTGagtcccccaccctgccaccGCCCATCCCCAGCGCCGTGCCTGTGACTGGGGAGTCCTTCTGTGACTGTGACGGCCAGAGTGAGGCCTCCTTCTGCAGCAGCCTGCACACAGCGCACCGTGGCAAGGACAAGGACTGCCGTTGTGGGGAGGAGGACGAGC ATTTTGACTGGGTGTGGGATGACCTGAATAAGTCTTCGGCCACCCTGCTGAGCTGTGACAACCGAAAGGTCAACTTCCACATGGAGTACAGCTGCGGCACAGCGGCCATCAGGGGCAccaaggagctgggggagggccaGCACTTCTGGGAGATCAAGATGACCTCCCCGGTCTACGGCACCGACATG ATGGTGGGCATCGGCACGTCAGACGTGGATCTGGACAAGTACCACCACACATTCTGCAGCCTGCTCGGCAGAGACGAAGACAGCTGGGGTCTCTCGTACACGG GTCTCCTCCATCACAAGGGCGATAAGATGAGCTTCTCGTCAAGGTTTGGCCAGGGCTCCATCATTGGCGTGCACCTGGACACCTGGCACGGGACGCTCACCTTCTTCAAGAACAGGAAGTGCATAG GCGTGGCGGCCACCAAGCTGCAGAACAAGAAGTTCTACCCGATGGTGTGCTCCACGGCGGCCAAAAGCAGCATGAAGGTGATCCGCTCGTGCGCCAGCATGACCTCCCTGCAGTACCTGTGCTGCCACCGCCTGCGCCAGCTGCGGCCTGATTCTGGGGACACGCTCGAGGGGCTGCCCCTGCCGCCCGGCCTCAAGCAGGTGCTGCGTCACAAGCTCGGCTGGGTCCTGAGCATGAGCTGCGGCCGCCGCAAGCCCCCAGCACCATCCCCCGTGGCCACCTGCGCAAGCGGCCCCGAGCCCCGGCCCCACCCACGGAAACGCTGCCGACGGACCTGA
- the SPSB3 gene encoding SPRY domain-containing SOCS box protein 3 isoform X2: protein MARRPRSSRAWHFVLSAAHRDADARAVALAGTTNWGYDSDGQHSDSDSDPESPTLPPPIPSAVPVTGESFCDCDGQSEASFCSSLHTAHRDFDWVWDDLNKSSATLLSCDNRKVNFHMEYSCGTAAIRGTKELGEGQHFWEIKMTSPVYGTDMMVGIGTSDVDLDKYHHTFCSLLGRDEDSWGLSYTGLLHHKGDKMSFSSRFGQGSIIGVHLDTWHGTLTFFKNRKCIGVAATKLQNKKFYPMVCSTAAKSSMKVIRSCASMTSLQYLCCHRLRQLRPDSGDTLEGLPLPPGLKQVLRHKLGWVLSMSCGRRKPPAPSPVATCASGPEPRPHPRKRCRRT, encoded by the exons ATGGCCAGGCGTCCTCGGAGCAGCAGAGCTTGGCACTTTGTCCTGAGCGCAGCCCACCGAGACGCAGATGCCCGGGCTGTGGCTCTGGCGGGGACCACTAATTGGGGCTACGACTCGGATGGGCAG CACAGTGACTCCGATTCCGACCCTGagtcccccaccctgccaccGCCCATCCCCAGCGCCGTGCCTGTGACTGGGGAGTCCTTCTGTGACTGTGACGGCCAGAGTGAGGCCTCCTTCTGCAGCAGCCTGCACACAGCGCACCGTG ATTTTGACTGGGTGTGGGATGACCTGAATAAGTCTTCGGCCACCCTGCTGAGCTGTGACAACCGAAAGGTCAACTTCCACATGGAGTACAGCTGCGGCACAGCGGCCATCAGGGGCAccaaggagctgggggagggccaGCACTTCTGGGAGATCAAGATGACCTCCCCGGTCTACGGCACCGACATG ATGGTGGGCATCGGCACGTCAGACGTGGATCTGGACAAGTACCACCACACATTCTGCAGCCTGCTCGGCAGAGACGAAGACAGCTGGGGTCTCTCGTACACGG GTCTCCTCCATCACAAGGGCGATAAGATGAGCTTCTCGTCAAGGTTTGGCCAGGGCTCCATCATTGGCGTGCACCTGGACACCTGGCACGGGACGCTCACCTTCTTCAAGAACAGGAAGTGCATAG GCGTGGCGGCCACCAAGCTGCAGAACAAGAAGTTCTACCCGATGGTGTGCTCCACGGCGGCCAAAAGCAGCATGAAGGTGATCCGCTCGTGCGCCAGCATGACCTCCCTGCAGTACCTGTGCTGCCACCGCCTGCGCCAGCTGCGGCCTGATTCTGGGGACACGCTCGAGGGGCTGCCCCTGCCGCCCGGCCTCAAGCAGGTGCTGCGTCACAAGCTCGGCTGGGTCCTGAGCATGAGCTGCGGCCGCCGCAAGCCCCCAGCACCATCCCCCGTGGCCACCTGCGCAAGCGGCCCCGAGCCCCGGCCCCACCCACGGAAACGCTGCCGACGGACCTGA
- the NUBP2 gene encoding cytosolic Fe-S cluster assembly factor NUBP2 isoform X1: MSGGRAAPAQHTSTCEDGPVSHWDQLGPCSLPVPVAHPEPGNLAGVRHILLVLSGKGGVGKSTISTELALALRHAGKKVGILDVDLCGPSIPRMLRAQGRAVHQCDSGWVPVFVDQEQSISLMSVGFLLESPDEAVVWRGPKKNALIKQFVSDVAWGQLDYLVVDTPPGTSDEHMAAVEALRPYGPLGALVVTTPQAVSVGDVRRELTFCRKTGLQVVGIVENMSGFVCPHCTECTNVFSRGGGAELARLTGVPFLGSVPLDPELTRSLEEGRDFIRDFPQSPAFPALSSIAQKVLSEAPARLS, from the exons atgagtgggggcagggctgccCCAGCACAGCACACCTCAACCTGTGAAGATGGCCCTGTTTCCCACTGGGATCAGCTGGGACCCTGCAGCCTCCCGGTTCCTGTGGCCCACCCAG AGCCTGGAAACCTGGCAGGTGTCCGGCACATCCTCCTCGTCCTCTCGGGAAAGGGGGGGGTCGGGAAAAGCACCATCTCCACGGAGCTGGCCCTGGCCCTGCGCCACGCGGGCAAGAAG GTGGGCATCCTCGACGTGGACCTGTGTGGCCCTAGCATCCCCCGCATGCTTCGGGCGCAGGGCAGGGCCGTGCACCAGTGTGACAGTGGCTGGGTCCCCGTCTTTGTGGACCAGGAGCAGAGCATCTCTCTCATGTCTGTGGGCTTCCTGCTGGAGAGCCCGGACGAGGCAGTGGTGTGGAGGGGCCCCAAGAAGAACG CGCTGATAAAGCAGTTCGTGTCTGACGTGGCCTGGGGACAGCTGGATTACCTGGTTGTGGACACGCCCCCGGGGACCTCTGATGAGCACATGGCTGCTGTGGAGGCGCTGCGCCCCTATGGCCCCCTGGGGGCCCTCGTGGTCACCACGCCACAG GCGGTGTCTGTGGGGGACGTGAGGCGGGAGCTGACCTTCTGTAGGAAGACAGGGCTGCAGGTGGTCGGGATCGTGGAGAACATGAGTGGTTTCGTCTGTCCCCACTGCACA GAGTGCACCAAcgtcttctcccggggaggcgggGCAGAGCTGGCCAGACTCACCGGAGTCCCCTTCCTGG GCTCTGTGCCTCTGGACCCTGAGCTCACCAGGAGCCTGGAGGAAGGTCGAGACTTCATCAGGGACTTCCCTCAGAGTCCCGCCTTCCCCGCGCTCTCCTCCATAGCCCAGAAGGTTCTGAGTGAGGCGCCTGCTCGGCTCTCCTGA
- the EME2 gene encoding probable crossover junction endonuclease EME2 produces the protein MSRGRTFLRAMVGARLARAPTGSRASAGSGRCPSEKRPGAGGSSVEAGPAMAREGCGRGGCWRRAGARGGGRRRPPTWEVSDSDGEGPAGAKARGQVEECRTVAEERRAAAEALRPERALRRVAVRVDPALLEDAGADVLLEALGALGCEYHIEPQRPARSLRWTRTKPDPCPRTVPSEVWAAEEQVLLLLEPEEFLQGLLQLTQTCGPSCSVPWVCPESSTGPHLAVIGLDAYLWSQQPSSQHVQQPESPAVACAPVTLSWPKVEEALVLLQLWAHLDVLLVASWQELTQNICAFTRALAQRPLKQYRDSCAFSFCVAGRWAAGERVARDGTGLRGVWWRQIRQFHRVSPAVADAIVTAFPSPRLLQQAYMSCSSEQERLALLADLPVKTGGVGRPRRVGPDLSRRICRFLTTTNPELLLDLSS, from the exons ATGAGCCGCGGCCGCACCTTCTTGCGCGCCATGGTCGGCGCCCGGCTTGCCCGCGCCCCGACCGGAAGCCGCGCCTCCGCCGGAAGCGGCCGGTGTCCATCGGAAAAGCGTCCGGGTGCGGGCGGAAGTTCAGTGGAGGCCGGGCCAGCGATGGCGCGGGAGGGCTGCGGGCGGGGTGGATGCTGGCGCCGGGCaggggcccggggcgggggccgGCGGCGGCCTCCGACGTGGGAGGTCTCGGACTCGGACGGCGAGGGACCCGCTGGCGCGAAGGCCCGCGGGCAGGTGGAGGAGTGCAGGACGGTGGCGGAGGAGCGCAGGGCGGCCGCCGAGGCTCTGCGGCCGGAGAGGGCCCTGCGGCGCGTGGCGGTGCGCGTGGACCCAG CCCTTCTGGAAGATGCTGGTGCCGACGTCCTGCTGGAGGCCCTGGGCGCCCTGGGCTGTGAGTACCACATCGAACCCCAGCGCCCGGCCCGGAGCCTCAGGTGGACCAGAACGAAGCCGGACCCTTGTCCCCGCACT GTGCCTTCGGAGGTGTGGGCTGCCGAGGAACAGGTTCTCCTGCTCCTGGAGCCAGAGGAGTTTCTACAGGGCCTCCTGCAGCTGACTCAG ACTTGTGGCCCATCTTGCTCCGTGCCCTGGGTCTGTCCTGAGAGCTCCACCGGCCCCCACTTGGCTGTCATCGGGCTGGATGCCTACCTGTG GTCTCAGCAGCCCAGCAGCCAGCACGTGCAGCAGCCAGAGAGTCCAGCAGTGGCCTGTGCCCCAGTGACACTCAGCTGGCCCAAGGTGGAAGAG GCCCTGGTCCTCCTGCAGCTCTGGGCACATCTGGATGTGCTGCTGGTGGCCTCCTGGCAGGAGCTGACTCAGAACATATGCGCCTTCACCAGGGCCCTTGCTCAGCGCCCACTCAA GCAGTACCGGGACTCCTGTGCCTTTTCCTTCTGTGTGGCTGGGCGCTGGGCAGCCGGCGAGCGCGTGGCAAGAGATGGCACAGGGCTGCGGGGGGTCTGGTGGCGACAGATCAGGCAGTTCCACCGTGTCAGCCCTGCTGTGGCCGATGCCATTGtcactgccttcccctccccccgccttcTGCAGCAG GCGTACATGAGCTGCAGCTCGGAGCAGGAGCGCCTGGCCCTCCTGGCGGACCTCCCCGTGAAGACTGGCGGTGTTGGCCGGCCCCGCAGGGTGGGGCCTGATCTTTCCCGCCGCATCTGCCGCTTCCTGACCACCACCAACCCCGAGCTCCTACTGGATCTGAGCTCTTGA
- the NUBP2 gene encoding cytosolic Fe-S cluster assembly factor NUBP2 isoform X2: MLRAQGRAVHQCDSGWVPVFVDQEQSISLMSVGFLLESPDEAVVWRGPKKNALIKQFVSDVAWGQLDYLVVDTPPGTSDEHMAAVEALRPYGPLGALVVTTPQAVSVGDVRRELTFCRKTGLQVVGIVENMSGFVCPHCTECTNVFSRGGGAELARLTGVPFLGSVPLDPELTRSLEEGRDFIRDFPQSPAFPALSSIAQKVLSEAPARLS; encoded by the exons ATGCTTCGGGCGCAGGGCAGGGCCGTGCACCAGTGTGACAGTGGCTGGGTCCCCGTCTTTGTGGACCAGGAGCAGAGCATCTCTCTCATGTCTGTGGGCTTCCTGCTGGAGAGCCCGGACGAGGCAGTGGTGTGGAGGGGCCCCAAGAAGAACG CGCTGATAAAGCAGTTCGTGTCTGACGTGGCCTGGGGACAGCTGGATTACCTGGTTGTGGACACGCCCCCGGGGACCTCTGATGAGCACATGGCTGCTGTGGAGGCGCTGCGCCCCTATGGCCCCCTGGGGGCCCTCGTGGTCACCACGCCACAG GCGGTGTCTGTGGGGGACGTGAGGCGGGAGCTGACCTTCTGTAGGAAGACAGGGCTGCAGGTGGTCGGGATCGTGGAGAACATGAGTGGTTTCGTCTGTCCCCACTGCACA GAGTGCACCAAcgtcttctcccggggaggcgggGCAGAGCTGGCCAGACTCACCGGAGTCCCCTTCCTGG GCTCTGTGCCTCTGGACCCTGAGCTCACCAGGAGCCTGGAGGAAGGTCGAGACTTCATCAGGGACTTCCCTCAGAGTCCCGCCTTCCCCGCGCTCTCCTCCATAGCCCAGAAGGTTCTGAGTGAGGCGCCTGCTCGGCTCTCCTGA
- the LOC122896021 gene encoding uncharacterized protein LOC122896021, whose product MRNRSGPGKEEKSHSVLPPRPHHTPAAGHSGTQTGLSLRGVLGAHSAALHQPVLDPPGAAASQASLLLRRGIGVRLGLPGARGYPWLTAVTLTHKQNILSDFLAAQERATWGQHVTRSGWTPPRKTGHRPEGDAFQENPSEGSRGLGSGVWSESGQRPISALVPDGTAARSQEDTRERNQWSPLGRPPRPTLAAQEENPGKKGASPSDFSCWKPQVSARLTAMSLHSFTAPPQRGLPSHDTGCSLPGFLPCFLPTRLSGPSIRTEAPQGQRLLFTPNPLSSSASAQQPRSAAKLWKA is encoded by the exons ATGAGAAACCGCTCTGggccagggaaggaggagaaaagtcACAGCGTCCTGCCTCCTCGCCCCCACCACACCCCCGCAGCCGGCCACAGTGGGACCCAGACGGGCTTGAGCCTGCGCGGAGTCCTGGGGGCACACAGTGCAGCCCTGCACCAGCCTGTCCTAGACCCCCCGGGAGCCGCCGCCTCCCAGGCCTCTCTGCTGCTCCGACGCGGGATCGGCGTCC GTTTGGGGTTACCAGGGGCACGGGGGTACCCTTGGCTCACTGCTGTGACCCTCACTCATAAACAGAACATTCTGAGCGATTTCCTAGCGGCACAGGAGCGGGCCACGTGGGGCCAGCATGTGACCCGGAGCGGATGGACCCCGCCCAGGAAGACAGGACACAGGCCCGAGGGAGACGCTTTCCAAGAAAACCCCTCTGAGGGCAGCAGGGGCCTGGGGTCAGGAGTCTGGAGCGAGAGTGGCCAACGCCCAATCTCTGCACTCGTGCCCGATGGGACAGCAGCCCGCAGCCAGGAGGACACGAGGGAGAGAAACCAGTGGAGCCCCCTTGGCCGCCCTCCGCGCCCCACACTGGCCGCGCAG gaagaaaaccctgGGAAGAAAGGCGCCTCCCCAAGTGACTTCAGCTGCTGGAAACCTCAG GTATCTGCAAGGCTCACTGCTATGAGCCTTCACTCGTTCACAGCACCACCTCAGCGAGGCCTGCCCAGCCACGACACTGGCTGCTCTTTGCCCGGTTTTCTGCCGTGCTTCCTCCCGACCCGGCTGTCAGGTCCCTCCATCAGGACAGAAGCTCCCCAAGGACAGAGGCTCCTTTTCACACCGAACCCCCTGAGCAGCTCAGCCTCCGCCCAGCAGCCGCGCTCAG cagccaaactgtggaaagcctag
- the IGFALS gene encoding insulin-like growth factor-binding protein complex acid labile subunit, with product MALTGGGLVLAVLLVSWVALGPCSPEGVENGAPGAAESPQCPAVCTCGHDDYADQLSVFCSSRNLTRLPDGIPHSARALWLDGNNLSSIPTAAFRNLSGLAFLNLQGSGLVSLEPEALLGLQRLRHLHLERNQLRGLEARTFLHTPGLASLGLGNNLLGRLDEGLFQGLAGLWDLNLGWNSLAVLPDAAFHGLAGLRELVLAGNRLTYLQPPLFRGLAELRELDLSRNALRSIKADVFVKLPRLQKLYLERNLIAAVAPGAFLGMKALRWLDLSHNRVSGLLEDTFPGLLGLHVLRLSHNALAGLRPRTFKDLHFLEELQLGHNRLRQLPDRAFEGLGQLEVLTLNDNQIREIEAGAFTGLRSLAVMNLSGNCLRTLPPQLFLGLGRLHSLHLERGCLGRLRPHAFTGLSGLRRLFLKHNGIAAVDEQGLGGLAELQELDLTANQLTHLPGQAFQGLGKLEYLLLSGNRLAALAADTLRPLRHVFWLDVSHNCLEALPEADLPQLRYLSLRNNSLRTFTPHAPGLERLWLEGNPWDCGCPLRALRTLALQQPSVVPRFMQVALEGDGLPPAYAYNNITCASPPGVSGLDLRDVDEAHFAHC from the exons ATGGCCCTGACTGGAG GAGGCCTGGTCCTGGCCGTGCTGCTGGTCTCGTGGGTGGCGCTGGGCCCCTGCAGCCCGGAGGGAGTGGAGAACGGGGCCCCGGGGGCCGCCGAGAGCCCGCAGTGCCCAGCTGTGTGCACCTGCGGCCACGATGACTACGCGGACCAGCTCAGCGTCTTCTGCAGCTCCCGCAACCTCACGCGGCTGCCGGACGGCATCCCGCACAGCGCCAGGGCCCTGTGGCTGGACGGCAACAACCTGTCCTCCATCCCCACGGCCGCCTTCCGGAACCTCTCCGGCCTGGCCTTCCTCAACCTGCAGGGCAGTGGGCTGGTGAGCCTGGAGCCGGAGGCGCTGCTCGGCCTACAGCGGCTGCGGCACCTGCACCTGGAGCGGAACCAGCTGCGCGGCCTGGAGGCCCGCACCTTTCTGCACACGCCAGGCCTGGCCTCGCTCGGCCTCGGCAACAATCTGCTCGGCCGGCTGGACGAGGGCCTCTTTCAGGGCCTGGCCGGCCTCTGGGACCTCAACCTCGGCTGGAACAGCCTGGCCGTGCTGCCCGACGCCGCCTTCCACGGCCTGGCCGGCCTGCGCGAGCTGGTGCTGGCGGGCAATAGGCTGACCTACCTGCAGCCCCCACTCTTCCGCGGCCTGGCCGAGCTGCGCGAGCTGGACCTGAGCAGGAACGCCCTGCGCAGCATCAAGGCTGACGTGTTCGTCAAGCTGCCGCGGCTGCAGAAGCTCTACCTGGAGCGCAACCTCATCGCCGCCGTGGCCCCCGGCGCCTTCCTGGGCATGAAGGCGCTGCGCTGGCTGGACCTGTCCCACAACCGCGTGAGCGGCCTCCTGGAGGACACCTTCCCTGGCCTGCTGGGCCTACATGTCCTGCGCCTGTCGCACAACGCCCTGGCCGGTCTGCGGCCGCGAACCTTCAAGGACCTGCACTTCCTGGAGGAGCTGCAGCTCGGCCACAACCGCCTGCGGCAGCTGCCAGACAGGGCCTTTGAGGGCCTGGGCCAGCTCGAGGTGCTGACGCTCAACGACAACCAGATCCGGGAGATCGAGGCGGGCGCCTTCACGGGCCTCCGCAGCCTGGCCGTCATGAACCTGTCTGGAAACTGCCTGCGGACGCTGCCGCCGCAGCTCTTCCTTGGCCTGGGCCGGCTGCACAGTCTGCACCTGGAGCGCGGCTGCCTGGGCCGCCTCCGGCCGCATGCCTTCACCGGCCTCTCGGGGCTGCGCCGCCTCTTCCTCAAGCACAACGGCATCGCGGCCGTGGATGAGCAGGGCCTGGGCGGGCTGGCCGAGCTGCAGGAGCTGGACCTCACGGCCAACCAGCTCACGCACCTGCCAGGCCAGGCGTTCCAGGGCCTCGGCAAGCTGGAGTACCTGCTGCTCTCGGGCAACCGGCTGGCGGCGCTGGCAGCCGACACCCTGCGGCCCCTGCGCCACGTCTTCTGGCTGGACGTGTCGCACAACTGCCTGGAGGCCCTGCCCGAGGCCGACCTGCCCCAGCTGCGCTACCTGAGCCTCCGGAACAACTCCCTGCGGACCTTCACGCCGCACGCCCCTGGCCTGGAGCGTCTGTGGCTTGAGGGCAACCCCTGGGACTGCGGCTGCCCGCTCCGGGCCCTGAGGACCCTGGCCCTGCAGCAGCCCAGCGTCGTGCCGCGCTTCATGCAGGTGGCGCTGGAGGGCGACGGCCTACCACCTGCGTACGCCTACAACAACATCACCTGCGCCAGCCCCCCGGGCGTCTCGGGGCTGGACCTGCGTGACGTCGATGAGGCCCACTTTGCTCACTGCTGA